In Campylobacter suis, the following proteins share a genomic window:
- the pgeF gene encoding peptidoglycan editing factor PgeF: MFEFKLNDKFVTAGFSDRFNGVSKPPYQSLNLGDHVGDDSANVAHNRKNLANFIGAKKIKFMNQTHSDIVKIIQHEDDEPKECDGVITNLKGVALCVMVADCSPVLIYDASHQVIAALHAGRAGVMAKICTKAVTMMQSVFGSHPKDLIVFVGPNIKSSCYEIGKLDIGEFERFKVGENFDMNAALKDEFSKLDIKNLYFDPTCTHCDKRYFSYRKEGITGRFAGVIMLK, translated from the coding sequence ATGTTTGAGTTTAAGCTTAATGATAAATTTGTCACAGCTGGCTTTAGCGATCGCTTTAATGGAGTAAGCAAGCCGCCTTATCAAAGTCTAAATTTAGGCGATCATGTAGGCGATGATAGTGCAAATGTAGCGCACAATCGCAAAAATTTAGCAAATTTTATCGGAGCAAAAAAGATAAAATTTATGAATCAAACACACTCTGACATAGTAAAAATTATACAACACGAAGACGATGAGCCAAAAGAGTGTGACGGTGTCATCACAAACTTAAAAGGTGTTGCACTTTGCGTCATGGTCGCAGACTGCTCGCCAGTGCTAATATATGACGCCTCCCACCAAGTCATAGCAGCTTTACACGCTGGTAGAGCTGGCGTAATGGCTAAAATTTGCACGAAAGCCGTAACCATGATGCAAAGCGTATTTGGCTCACACCCAAAAGACCTCATCGTTTTTGTTGGACCAAATATCAAAAGTAGCTGCTATGAGATAGGCAAGCTAGACATAGGAGAATTTGAACGCTTTAAAGTTGGTGAAAATTTTGATATGAATGCAGCTTTAAAAGATGAGTTTAGTAAGCTTGATATAAAAAACTTATACTTTGACCCTACCTGCACACACTGCGATAAGCGCTACTTTTCATACCGCAAAGAGGGCATAACTGGACGCTTTGCTGGTGTTATAATGCTAAAATAA
- the recO gene encoding recombination protein RecO — MQGYILHTQKVKDEDLLVFILTQEYLVKSYRFYGARHPNIMLGHKIDFELVENIKFLPHLRNVIHLGFIWQLNRERLLIWQQFMRLVFTHLKDVDEVESVYFAQLENCAQKFEKQNPKRLIIESYVRILEHEGRLHSELECFVCDERISGEICLVRGFLPAHDSCLNQAGFSHEKIEKLFNTKSTTWLDDIDVERLYQILLEGF; from the coding sequence ATGCAAGGCTATATTTTACATACACAAAAAGTTAAAGACGAGGATCTGCTTGTCTTTATTTTGACGCAAGAATATCTTGTAAAAAGCTATAGATTTTATGGTGCAAGACACCCAAATATAATGCTTGGACATAAGATCGACTTTGAACTTGTTGAAAATATAAAATTTCTGCCACATCTTAGAAATGTCATACATCTTGGCTTTATCTGGCAGCTTAATCGCGAGCGACTTCTTATCTGGCAGCAGTTTATGCGGCTAGTTTTTACTCATCTAAAAGATGTAGATGAGGTTGAGAGTGTTTATTTTGCCCAGCTTGAAAACTGTGCTCAAAAATTTGAAAAACAAAACCCAAAACGCCTAATCATCGAAAGCTATGTAAGAATTTTAGAGCATGAAGGCAGGCTTCATAGCGAGCTTGAATGCTTTGTCTGTGATGAGCGCATAAGCGGTGAAATTTGCCTTGTGCGCGGTTTTTTACCAGCTCATGATAGCTGCTTGAACCAAGCTGGTTTTTCGCATGAAAAGATAGAAAAACTATTTAACACTAAAAGCACTACATGGCTTGATGATATCGATGTAGAACGACTTTATCAAATTTTGCTTGAAGGTTTTTAG
- the rpmF gene encoding 50S ribosomal protein L32, which produces MAVPKRRVSHTRAAKRRTHYKVTLPVPVKDKDGSWKMPHRINKTTGEY; this is translated from the coding sequence ATGGCAGTACCAAAGCGAAGAGTGAGCCACACGCGTGCAGCAAAACGCAGAACACACTATAAAGTAACACTTCCTGTGCCTGTTAAAGACAAAGACGGATCGTGGAAAATGCCACACCGTATTAACAAAACAACTGGCGAATATTAA
- the ndk gene encoding nucleoside-diphosphate kinase produces MQQTLSIIKPDAVKKGVIGKIVDRFESNRLRVAAMKKVRLSKCDAKAFYAVHSERPFFNDLVDFMVSGPVVVMVLEGENAVAKNRDLMGATNPKEAAPGTIRADFADSIDANAVHGSDSLENAKNEIAFFFATREIC; encoded by the coding sequence ATGCAACAAACACTTTCTATTATTAAGCCAGATGCTGTTAAAAAGGGCGTTATCGGTAAGATTGTCGATAGATTTGAGAGTAACAGACTTAGAGTTGCTGCGATGAAAAAAGTTAGGCTAAGCAAATGCGATGCAAAGGCTTTTTATGCAGTTCATAGCGAAAGACCATTTTTTAATGATTTAGTTGATTTTATGGTTAGCGGACCAGTTGTGGTTATGGTTCTTGAAGGCGAAAATGCAGTTGCTAAAAATCGTGACCTTATGGGTGCAACCAACCCAAAAGAGGCTGCTCCTGGAACTATCAGAGCAGATTTTGCTGATAGCATTGACGCCAATGCAGTGCATGGCAGTGATAGCCTTGAAAATGCTAAAAACGAGATAGCATTTTTCTTTGCTACAAGAGAAATTTGCTAA
- a CDS encoding acetyltransferase, translated as MGYENFKHQDLRALKIVENAKKFGIETLQNEALVSQFLKAPKLHLSDDERANIEEIFMNLMQIEQDVQLSK; from the coding sequence ATGGGCTATGAAAATTTTAAACATCAAGACTTACGAGCGTTAAAAATAGTAGAAAACGCTAAAAAATTTGGTATTGAAACCCTACAAAATGAAGCATTAGTAAGCCAATTTTTAAAAGCACCAAAACTACATTTAAGTGATGATGAGCGTGCAAATATTGAAGAAATTTTTATGAATTTAATGCAAATCGAACAAGATGTGCAGCTAAGCAAATAG
- a CDS encoding DUF411 domain-containing protein: MKNFNKIIASVLLLSASCFAANLVEVYKSPSCGCCSKWEEKMREAGFETKTIMSDEQIKVKANFSVPLELTSCHTGVVEGYVVEGHVPPAEVKRLLELKPTGVVGISVPGMPLESPGMEQGSTPEQYDVVLFKKDGSYEIFATYIGSKKIK; this comes from the coding sequence ATGAAAAATTTCAACAAAATCATAGCCAGTGTTTTGCTACTTAGTGCATCTTGTTTTGCGGCAAATTTAGTCGAGGTTTATAAGTCTCCAAGCTGTGGTTGTTGCAGTAAATGGGAAGAAAAGATGCGTGAAGCTGGCTTTGAGACAAAAACTATCATGAGTGATGAACAGATAAAAGTCAAAGCAAATTTTAGCGTTCCGCTTGAGCTAACAAGCTGCCATACTGGAGTGGTTGAAGGCTATGTTGTTGAAGGTCATGTCCCACCAGCAGAAGTTAAGCGCTTACTTGAGCTAAAGCCAACTGGTGTCGTTGGCATTAGTGTGCCTGGTATGCCTCTTGAAAGCCCTGGGATGGAGCAAGGTAGCACGCCAGAGCAGTATGATGTTGTTTTGTTTAAAAAAGATGGCTCATATGAAATTTTTGCAACCTATATCGGCAGCAAAAAGATAAAGTAG
- a CDS encoding 4Fe-4S binding protein, translating to MSVKITDICISCGSCIDECPVSAIVDDSDNPTGADAYYVYADKCVECVGHNNEPACASACPTDGCIVWDAPYEGQPSRTEIGAELRNGSTAVIS from the coding sequence ATGTCAGTAAAAATAACAGATATTTGCATAAGCTGTGGCTCGTGCATTGATGAGTGCCCAGTTTCAGCTATTGTAGATGATAGCGATAACCCAACTGGCGCAGACGCATACTATGTTTATGCAGATAAATGCGTTGAGTGCGTAGGTCATAACAACGAACCAGCCTGTGCTTCAGCCTGTCCAACTGATGGCTGTATAGTATGGGATGCTCCATACGAGGGTCAGCCGTCTCGTACAGAAATCGGTGCAGAACTAAGAAATGGCTCAACGGCAGTTATTAGCTAA
- the plsX gene encoding phosphate acyltransferase PlsX, which yields MVRIAIDAMGGDFGPEPIVTGVIEALKERKFTALLVGDSNAIKPLIPENLLKNVEFIEAKEVVLMGDGATDALKRKESTIYKAVELVKEKNADAVVSAGHSGATMSLATLRLGRLKGIARPAIATLMPNSNGTSTLVLDVGANVDCKAEHLFQFAIMGEAYAKEILGRKAPKIGLLSNGEEKSKGNEVSKEAYELISKLKSFNGNAEGGQVFDGSVDVVICDGFIGNILLKTSEGVAEAITKIIKKEVKRSPVAIAGSVLMKKVFSTLKKQISYDEYGGAPLLGVNGCVIISHGKSNAKAIKNAIFQAINFADSKINSVIEQEILNFTK from the coding sequence ATGGTTCGCATTGCTATTGATGCTATGGGTGGGGACTTTGGTCCCGAGCCTATTGTAACTGGCGTCATAGAGGCGCTAAAAGAGAGAAAATTTACAGCTCTACTCGTAGGCGATAGCAATGCTATCAAACCCCTTATACCAGAAAATTTACTTAAAAATGTCGAATTTATAGAGGCTAAAGAGGTTGTTTTGATGGGTGATGGTGCTACCGATGCGCTAAAACGCAAGGAAAGCACTATCTATAAGGCGGTTGAATTAGTTAAAGAAAAAAATGCCGATGCCGTTGTTTCAGCTGGTCATAGCGGAGCAACAATGAGTCTTGCAACACTTAGGCTTGGTAGATTAAAAGGTATCGCTCGTCCAGCCATAGCTACACTTATGCCAAACTCAAATGGTACTAGCACACTTGTGCTTGATGTGGGTGCAAATGTTGATTGCAAGGCGGAACATCTGTTTCAGTTTGCCATTATGGGCGAAGCATATGCAAAAGAAATTCTAGGTCGCAAAGCCCCAAAGATAGGGCTTTTATCAAATGGCGAAGAAAAAAGCAAAGGAAATGAAGTAAGCAAAGAGGCTTATGAACTCATCTCAAAACTAAAAAGCTTTAATGGAAATGCCGAGGGTGGGCAGGTTTTTGATGGAAGCGTAGATGTGGTTATTTGTGATGGTTTTATAGGAAATATCCTTTTAAAAACTAGCGAAGGTGTAGCAGAAGCTATCACAAAGATCATAAAAAAAGAGGTTAAGCGCTCCCCTGTTGCAATAGCTGGGTCAGTACTTATGAAAAAGGTATTTTCAACCCTCAAAAAGCAAATAAGCTACGATGAGTATGGCGGTGCACCACTCCTGGGCGTAAATGGCTGCGTTATCATTAGCCATGGCAAGAGTAACGCAAAAGCTATAAAAAATGCCATATTTCAAGCCATAAATTTTGCTGACTCAAAAATAAATAGCGTTATAGAACAAGAGATTTTAAATTTTACAAAGTAA
- a CDS encoding beta-ketoacyl-ACP synthase III, producing MTKASLISIASYVPDDVLTNFDLEKMVETSDEWIVKRTGIKERHIATSEITSDLGSKAGRLAISRAGLQASQIDAIICATISPDHLCMPSTACKIASNLGLNFGITAFDISAACTGFIYLLELAKALVESGAKKNVLIIGAEKLSSIVNYEDRGTCILFGDGAGAAVISASNENEILDVHTASDGTQGELLITPGCGSAYPANEKMLHDKLNFIHMAGNEVFKIAVQTLTKSVIEILEHNNLTSQDIDFFIPHQANIRIIEAVKQRLDFSDEQCVLTVAKYGNTSSASIPMALNDAYEDGRIKTGSVLLLDAFGGGFTWGSAILKFGGKNFNEL from the coding sequence ATGACAAAAGCCTCGCTTATATCTATCGCATCTTATGTTCCAGATGATGTTCTTACAAATTTTGACCTTGAAAAAATGGTTGAAACAAGCGATGAGTGGATAGTAAAACGCACAGGAATTAAAGAGCGTCACATCGCAACAAGCGAAATCACAAGTGATCTTGGCTCAAAAGCTGGGAGACTGGCTATATCTCGAGCAGGACTTCAAGCCTCACAAATAGACGCTATAATATGCGCTACGATAAGCCCCGATCACCTTTGTATGCCATCAACTGCATGTAAGATAGCTTCAAATTTGGGCTTAAATTTTGGCATTACAGCATTTGATATAAGTGCTGCTTGCACAGGCTTTATCTATCTTCTTGAGCTAGCAAAAGCGCTGGTTGAAAGTGGCGCAAAGAAAAATGTATTAATAATTGGGGCAGAAAAGCTTAGTAGCATTGTTAATTATGAAGATAGAGGTACTTGTATACTATTTGGCGATGGTGCTGGTGCGGCGGTTATCAGCGCAAGCAATGAGAATGAAATTTTAGATGTTCATACTGCAAGCGATGGCACACAAGGCGAGCTTTTGATCACTCCAGGATGTGGAAGTGCCTACCCAGCAAATGAAAAAATGCTACATGATAAGCTAAATTTTATCCACATGGCTGGCAACGAAGTATTTAAAATAGCTGTTCAAACGCTAACAAAAAGCGTGATTGAAATTTTAGAGCATAATAATCTAACAAGTCAAGATATTGACTTTTTTATCCCACATCAAGCAAATATCCGTATCATAGAAGCAGTTAAGCAACGCCTTGACTTTAGTGACGAACAATGTGTGTTGACAGTTGCAAAATACGGCAACACAAGCTCAGCATCTATACCTATGGCGCTAAATGATGCCTATGAAGATGGGCGTATAAAAACTGGGTCTGTTTTACTACTTGACGCATTTGGTGGTGGTTTTACTTGGGGGTCTGCTATACTAAAATTTGGTGGCAAAAATTTTAACGAACTTTAA
- the uvrA gene encoding excinuclease ABC subunit UvrA, giving the protein MNDTIKITGAREHNLKNINLQIPKNKLVVFTGLSGSGKSTLAFDTLYAEGQRRYMESLSSYARQFLDRVGKPDVDKIDGLTPAIAIDQKTTSKNPRSTVGTITEIYDYLRLLYARVGTQHCHKCGKPISKMSAQDIINEISKLPDEAKLVLYAPLVREKKGTWADLIENLRQKGYVRAQIDGVMVRLDEEIELAKTKKHTIKVVIDRLVVNADNKARLAQDVEKALKESYGEVEVEILNADELGVAEKFIHYSEHLACFDCKISFTPLEPLTFSFNSPKGACESCDGLGIRYSLDVSKVIDDEKSIENGAVKLLYGYNMSYYYKFILAFCEQNGIDIKKPFYELDDDERRLVMYGNVKPVAFFWKRHKLERVFEGVIKISHGLLKDYKDFDEYMTEKKCSECGGHRLKPQSLAVKVAGLGIGEILDMSIENVTAFFSEAENFAYLSEQDKLIASPILKEINERLFFLYDVGLGYLSLGRDARTISGGEAQRIRIASQIGSGLSGVMYVLDEPSIGLHERDTLKLIKTLQNLQQKGNSVIVVEHDKKTIEQADFVVDIGPGAGKFGGEIVFAGDVKGLLKSKTQTAQYINGKKNINYQQNRAQEKWLEISNVNINNIKNLSVKFPLRNLVGITGVSGSGKSSLVLQTLLPEAQEALNRAKKVKKVAGVNLAGLENLDKVIYLDQSPIGRTPRSNPATYTGVMDEIRNLFAQTKEAKLRGYKIGRFSFNVKGGRCEKCQGEGEIKIEMHFLPDVMVVCDACHGSRYNEQTLEILYKGKSIADVLNMSIDEAVEFFKAVPKINQKLTTLQDVGLGYVTLGQNATTLSGGEAQRVKLAKELSRSDTGNTLYILDEPTTGLHFADVDRLTRVLHHLVELGNSVFVIEHNLDVIKNCDYIIDMGPEGGAGGGLVIAQGSVKDVAKNHKKTGSYTGKFLAEELVDSKLKKERK; this is encoded by the coding sequence ATGAACGACACCATAAAAATCACCGGCGCACGCGAGCATAACCTAAAAAATATCAACCTACAAATCCCAAAAAACAAGCTCGTAGTCTTTACTGGACTTAGCGGAAGTGGCAAGAGCACGCTAGCTTTTGACACGCTATATGCCGAGGGGCAAAGGCGCTATATGGAGAGCCTTAGTAGCTACGCAAGGCAGTTTTTAGACCGAGTTGGCAAGCCAGATGTCGATAAGATAGATGGTCTTACGCCAGCTATCGCCATAGATCAAAAAACTACATCTAAAAACCCGCGCTCAACGGTAGGCACTATCACTGAAATTTATGACTATCTAAGGCTACTTTACGCACGCGTTGGCACTCAGCACTGCCATAAGTGTGGCAAACCCATCTCAAAAATGAGCGCGCAAGATATCATAAATGAAATTTCAAAGCTCCCAGATGAGGCAAAGCTCGTGCTTTACGCACCGCTCGTTCGTGAGAAAAAGGGCACCTGGGCGGATCTGATAGAAAATTTACGCCAAAAAGGCTATGTCAGAGCTCAAATCGATGGCGTGATGGTGCGACTTGACGAGGAGATAGAGCTAGCAAAAACCAAAAAACACACGATAAAAGTAGTCATCGATAGACTTGTTGTAAATGCCGATAACAAGGCACGCCTAGCCCAAGATGTGGAAAAAGCACTAAAAGAGAGCTACGGTGAGGTAGAGGTTGAAATTTTAAACGCTGATGAGCTTGGAGTGGCTGAGAAATTTATACATTACAGCGAGCATTTGGCGTGCTTTGACTGCAAAATTTCATTCACTCCGCTTGAGCCACTCACTTTTAGCTTTAACTCCCCGAAAGGCGCATGCGAGAGCTGTGATGGGCTTGGCATTCGTTATAGTCTTGATGTAAGCAAGGTTATAGATGATGAAAAAAGCATAGAAAATGGCGCCGTAAAGCTACTTTATGGCTACAATATGAGCTATTATTATAAATTTATCCTTGCATTTTGCGAGCAAAACGGCATAGATATCAAAAAGCCATTTTACGAACTAGATGATGATGAAAGGCGCCTTGTGATGTATGGCAATGTAAAGCCAGTCGCGTTTTTTTGGAAAAGGCACAAGCTTGAGCGTGTATTTGAGGGCGTGATAAAAATTTCTCACGGACTTTTAAAAGACTACAAGGACTTTGATGAGTATATGACTGAGAAAAAATGCTCAGAGTGTGGCGGGCACCGTCTAAAACCGCAGTCCTTGGCAGTCAAAGTCGCAGGGCTTGGCATAGGAGAAATTTTAGATATGAGTATCGAAAATGTCACGGCATTTTTTAGTGAGGCTGAAAATTTTGCCTATTTAAGCGAGCAAGACAAGCTAATCGCTTCGCCTATCTTAAAAGAGATAAATGAGCGACTTTTCTTTTTATATGATGTGGGGCTTGGCTATCTCTCGCTGGGTCGTGACGCACGCACGATAAGCGGCGGAGAGGCTCAACGTATCCGTATCGCAAGCCAGATAGGAAGCGGGCTAAGCGGGGTCATGTATGTGCTAGATGAGCCCAGCATCGGACTTCATGAAAGAGATACGCTAAAACTCATAAAAACATTGCAAAACCTGCAACAAAAGGGCAACTCCGTAATCGTAGTCGAGCACGATAAAAAGACGATAGAGCAAGCTGACTTTGTGGTAGATATCGGTCCTGGGGCTGGGAAATTTGGCGGGGAGATAGTATTTGCCGGAGATGTAAAGGGCTTACTAAAAAGCAAAACTCAAACGGCTCAGTATATAAATGGCAAAAAAAACATAAACTATCAGCAAAACAGAGCCCAAGAAAAATGGCTAGAAATCTCAAATGTAAATATCAATAACATAAAAAATTTAAGCGTGAAATTTCCTCTTAGAAATTTAGTCGGCATTACGGGCGTTTCAGGCTCTGGCAAAAGCTCGCTCGTGCTTCAAACACTCTTGCCAGAAGCACAAGAAGCCCTAAATAGAGCCAAAAAAGTAAAAAAAGTAGCCGGTGTAAATTTAGCCGGACTTGAAAATCTTGATAAGGTTATCTATCTTGATCAAAGCCCGATAGGTCGCACCCCGCGCTCAAATCCAGCCACTTATACAGGCGTGATGGATGAGATAAGAAATTTATTTGCGCAAACCAAAGAAGCAAAGCTAAGAGGCTATAAAATCGGGCGATTTAGCTTCAATGTCAAAGGCGGGCGGTGCGAGAAGTGCCAAGGAGAGGGCGAGATAAAGATAGAAATGCACTTTTTGCCCGATGTCATGGTCGTCTGTGACGCTTGTCATGGCTCAAGATACAACGAACAAACGCTTGAAATTTTATACAAAGGCAAGTCAATCGCCGATGTGCTAAATATGAGTATCGATGAAGCGGTGGAGTTTTTTAAAGCTGTGCCAAAGATAAATCAAAAGCTCACGACCCTGCAAGATGTGGGGCTAGGATATGTGACACTTGGGCAAAACGCCACGACGCTAAGTGGCGGGGAGGCACAGCGCGTGAAGCTTGCCAAGGAGCTAAGCAGAAGCGACACGGGAAATACGCTATATATCCTCGATGAGCCGACCACTGGTCTACATTTTGCCGATGTGGATAGGCTAACGCGCGTGCTTCATCATCTAGTCGAGCTTGGCAACTCGGTCTTTGTGATAGAACATAACCTTGATGTTATCAAAAACTGCGACTATATCATCGACATGGGGCCTGAGGGCGGAGCTGGTGGCGGGCTAGTGATCGCGCAAGGCTCGGTTAAAGATGTAGCTAAAAATCACAAAAAAACAGGCAGTTATACGGGGAAATTTTTAGCTGAGGAGCTTGTGGATAGCAAATTAAAAAAGGAGAGAAAGTGA
- a CDS encoding riboflavin synthase, giving the protein MFNGLIRELATVISYTNNTLRLKANHRPNLGDSIAVNGACLSVTEIFTDGFSVELSAETRNNIATENLKGKVHIEPAMCLGDRIDGHLVQGHIDAIGKIKQINRHENGVDVLIELPDEVMALMANKGSVCIDGVSLTINEVFKNTIRLTIIPITFKESLFREFKVGRRVNVESDLLARYVAHQLGFSKKNMSWDEAQHIASLY; this is encoded by the coding sequence ATGTTTAATGGACTAATAAGAGAGCTAGCAACCGTAATAAGTTATACAAATAATACACTAAGACTAAAGGCTAACCATAGGCCAAATTTAGGCGATAGTATTGCAGTAAATGGCGCTTGCCTTAGCGTCACAGAGATCTTTACAGATGGTTTTAGCGTAGAGCTCTCAGCCGAAACTCGCAATAATATCGCAACAGAAAACCTAAAAGGCAAGGTGCATATAGAGCCAGCGATGTGTCTTGGTGATCGCATAGATGGGCATTTAGTGCAAGGCCATATCGATGCTATTGGCAAGATAAAACAGATAAACAGACATGAAAATGGCGTTGATGTTTTAATAGAGTTACCAGATGAAGTGATGGCACTTATGGCAAATAAAGGCAGCGTGTGCATAGATGGCGTAAGTCTTACCATAAATGAGGTTTTTAAAAACACCATTCGGCTAACTATCATACCGATAACTTTTAAAGAGAGTCTTTTTAGAGAGTTTAAAGTCGGAAGGCGAGTAAATGTTGAAAGTGATCTTTTGGCTAGATATGTCGCGCACCAGCTTGGTTTTTCTAAAAAAAATATGAGCTGGGATGAGGCACAGCATATTGCAAGCTTGTATTAA
- a CDS encoding M48 family metallopeptidase: protein MKKFLLFAVCALFFVGCFMSTTSGGLVGVDNRQLLLVSSESMNESARLSYAKTVMGAKSKGTLNVNKEMTKRVQAISAKLIKQVGVFREDALKWGWQVNVINENTLNAWCMPGGRIVVYSGIIERLKLTDGELAAIIGHEIAHALREHSREQASADQVKGIGIFAIAAATGIGNEGVSLLNQLAQYGISLPFSREHEAQADRIGTELMARAGYDPREAINVWVKMKQVSGSSVPEFMSTHPSNESRIADLQEVAKKVMPLYEKSKG from the coding sequence ATGAAAAAATTTTTACTCTTTGCTGTCTGTGCACTATTTTTTGTAGGTTGTTTTATGAGTACGACAAGTGGTGGGCTTGTTGGTGTTGATAACCGTCAGCTACTTTTGGTTTCATCTGAAAGCATGAATGAAAGTGCAAGGCTGTCTTATGCCAAAACTGTTATGGGGGCAAAAAGCAAGGGTACACTAAATGTTAATAAAGAGATGACAAAGCGGGTTCAAGCAATATCGGCAAAACTGATAAAACAGGTTGGTGTATTTAGGGAAGATGCGTTAAAATGGGGCTGGCAAGTTAATGTCATAAATGAAAATACCCTAAATGCTTGGTGCATGCCAGGCGGTCGCATCGTAGTTTATAGCGGGATAATTGAGCGCTTAAAGCTTACTGATGGCGAACTGGCAGCCATTATCGGACACGAGATAGCACATGCGTTAAGGGAGCATAGCCGTGAGCAAGCGAGTGCTGACCAGGTAAAGGGTATTGGTATTTTTGCGATAGCGGCTGCTACTGGTATAGGTAATGAGGGTGTCTCACTACTTAATCAACTTGCACAGTACGGCATAAGCCTACCATTTTCTAGAGAGCATGAAGCACAAGCTGACCGCATAGGAACGGAGCTCATGGCAAGAGCTGGATATGATCCAAGAGAGGCTATAAATGTTTGGGTTAAGATGAAGCAAGTTAGTGGCTCAAGTGTACCTGAGTTTATGAGCACGCATCCATCAAATGAAAGCAGGATAGCTGATTTACAAGAGGTTGCTAAAAAGGTTATGCCACTTTATGAAAAAAGTAAGGGGTAG
- a CDS encoding ABC transporter substrate-binding protein produces the protein MKKTVILLLCLLNFSFARIIALEPSGVEILYSLEAQDEIMAIAPLSNSQIWPHEKTSKLKTVGSYISPDIDKILELKPKLVLTNIFHENGLSDTLNSLGIKTLLLNANSVDEIYENINALATITEKKERAEVLIDELEQSFAKFNNKPFADKKVAIVFAISPISLLNENTLAGDILKRLGFKNVANFSTQSNISISDEQMIKLNPDFIVIIDGMGVLAEDFTQNQNFKELNAVKNSKVIAINSPLLLRATPRIKVAIDEIYKALK, from the coding sequence ATGAAAAAAACAGTCATCTTGCTCCTTTGCTTGTTAAATTTTTCCTTCGCAAGGATAATAGCACTTGAACCAAGCGGAGTTGAGATACTCTACTCTCTTGAGGCGCAAGATGAGATAATGGCAATAGCGCCGCTTAGCAACTCCCAAATTTGGCCACATGAAAAGACATCAAAGCTAAAAACGGTAGGTAGCTATATTTCGCCTGATATAGATAAAATTTTAGAGCTTAAACCTAAGCTGGTGCTAACAAATATTTTTCACGAAAATGGACTTTCAGATACTCTAAACTCACTTGGCATAAAAACACTTTTATTAAATGCCAACAGTGTAGATGAAATTTATGAAAATATCAATGCCCTTGCCACCATAACTGAAAAAAAAGAACGCGCAGAAGTTTTGATAGACGAACTTGAGCAAAGTTTTGCGAAATTTAACAATAAGCCATTTGCAGATAAAAAAGTAGCGATAGTTTTTGCGATAAGTCCTATATCGCTACTAAACGAAAATACGCTAGCAGGTGATATTTTAAAACGGCTTGGTTTTAAAAATGTAGCAAATTTTTCAACCCAATCAAATATAAGCATAAGCGATGAACAAATGATAAAGCTCAATCCCGACTTTATCGTCATAATCGATGGCATGGGTGTTTTAGCAGAGGATTTTACACAAAATCAAAATTTTAAAGAGCTAAATGCCGTAAAAAATAGCAAGGTGATTGCCATAAACTCGCCGCTTCTTTTGCGCGCAACACCTCGCATAAAAGTCGCAATAGATGAAATTTACAAAGCTTTAAAGTAA